Proteins encoded by one window of Aphis gossypii isolate Hap1 chromosome X, ASM2018417v2, whole genome shotgun sequence:
- the LOC114126451 gene encoding uncharacterized protein LOC114126451, translating to MPEYLLDDLYNCLENRFNKETLNLISAIGHLIEPKTEEFDIELLSRKFVLNSDELEGELRLLRSLPDFVVEPSNKTIHQWLEKLSTSKHFVNVNKALKLFSTIPVTSCSCERAFSKLSLVKTKLRSCMLQERLDAMILIFLEQEQASQINYEDVIDEFKHLHPFDRRLEL from the exons ATGCCGG aatatttgttAGATGATTTGTATAACTGTCTTGAAAATCGATTTAATAaggaaacattaaatttaattagtgcAATTGGTCATTTAATAGAACCAAAAACTGAAGAATTTGACATAGAATTACTTTCACGGAAGTTTGTACTTAATAGTGACGAATTAGAAGGTGAATTAAGACTTCTACGTTCTTTGCCTGATTTTGTAGTAGAACCATCAAACAAAACAATTCATCAGTGgttagaaaaattatcaactagtaaacattttgttaatgtaaataaagcGTTGAAACTTTTTTCTACCATTCCTGTCACAAGTTGCTCTTGTGAAAGAGCTTTTTCCAAACTAAGTttggtaaaaacaaaattaagaaGCTGCATGTTGCAAGAAAGATTGGATGCAATGATATTGATATTTCTAGAACAAGAGCAAGCATCACAGATAAATTATGAAGATGTAATTGATGAGTTTAAACATTTGCATCCTTTTGACAGAAGATTAGAATTATAA